The following are encoded together in the Chloroflexota bacterium genome:
- a CDS encoding glycosyltransferase family 4 protein: protein MSLRVAMIAPTGFFADYGCHVRILEEAHALQALGHAVTIFTYPTGTTPDGLRVVRLPAFRRRSDAHVGSHRRKLLLDPLLAGLVLARGLRQPIDVVHGHLHEGAAIGWPLARARRVPLILDYQGSLTSEMVDHRFLSPDGPGVQIFGGIERVIEAVADCIVTSSAFARDQLAARKSWSADRILGVPDGVDVGRFRPRAPDDAPDLAALRRQLGIPPSRLVVGYLGLLAEYQGTGDLIRAARLVVDAEPGTHFLIMGYPNAAEYEQAARQAGLAEHVTFTGRIPYAQAPAHLRLCDLAVAPKRSETEGNGKVLNYMATGLPTVAYARGVAAEFLGPGARLAERGSVSALASEILRLVRDADTRRTYGENLRARAEREFSWQRQVGRILDVYASVGAEARHD from the coding sequence ATGAGCCTGCGCGTCGCCATGATCGCGCCGACGGGCTTCTTCGCGGACTACGGGTGTCACGTGCGGATCCTGGAGGAGGCCCACGCACTCCAAGCGCTGGGCCACGCCGTCACAATTTTTACCTATCCGACCGGCACAACGCCGGACGGACTGCGCGTGGTGCGCCTGCCGGCGTTTCGCCGTCGGTCAGACGCGCACGTCGGCTCGCACCGGCGCAAGCTGCTGCTCGACCCGCTGCTGGCTGGATTGGTGCTCGCTCGCGGCCTGCGTCAACCCATTGACGTGGTGCACGGCCACCTGCACGAAGGCGCCGCGATTGGCTGGCCGCTGGCTCGCGCGCGTCGGGTGCCGCTGATCCTGGACTATCAGGGAAGCCTGACCAGCGAGATGGTCGACCATCGATTCCTCTCGCCGGACGGCCCCGGCGTACAGATATTCGGGGGAATCGAGCGCGTAATCGAGGCCGTGGCCGACTGCATCGTCACGAGTTCGGCGTTTGCCCGAGACCAGCTTGCCGCGCGTAAGTCGTGGTCGGCAGACCGAATCCTCGGCGTCCCCGACGGCGTTGACGTCGGGCGGTTTCGCCCGCGAGCGCCGGACGATGCCCCCGACCTGGCCGCGCTGCGCCGGCAACTCGGCATTCCGCCGAGCCGGCTGGTCGTCGGCTACCTGGGCCTGCTCGCGGAATACCAGGGCACCGGCGACCTCATCCGCGCCGCGCGCCTGGTCGTGGACGCCGAGCCGGGGACGCATTTCCTGATCATGGGCTACCCGAATGCCGCGGAGTACGAGCAGGCGGCCAGGCAGGCGGGCCTGGCCGAGCACGTGACGTTCACGGGCCGGATTCCCTATGCCCAAGCCCCGGCGCACCTGCGGCTCTGCGACCTGGCCGTCGCGCCCAAGCGGTCGGAAACGGAAGGCAACGGCAAAGTGCTCAACTACATGGCCACCGGCCTGCCGACCGTGGCCTACGCGCGCGGAGTGGCCGCCGAGTTCCTGGGGCCGGGGGCCCGGCTGGCCGAGCGAGGGTCGGTGTCGGCGCTCGCCAGTGAGATCCTGCGCCTGGTGCGAGACGCCGATACGCGCCGGACCTACGGCGAGAACCTGCGGGCGCGCGCCGAGCGAGAGTTTTCCTGGCAGCGGCAGGTTGGCAGGATTCTCGACGTATACGCGTCTGTCGGCGCGGAAGCGCGGCACGACTGA
- a CDS encoding aminoglycoside phosphotransferase family protein: protein MSTSGVNEDLRSGLRAILAARGQAGPWTWRAVAADARHEIWRLRAGAASLIVKVYRPGADRYYHHRWRREERALDLLSRQAPGLAPEPHGALLASDAFAAVAMEDLGSESLAQVLERADSDERASLLARAVEALAAFRDVASRHQGMLRALAYQSDLDRITRDTLRRRLAIAAVRLRDPLTAPEPDAAPRALAPGLPWRDLEAGIVRLLVRAPRRVVHNGFSPLNLMPRPDGRLAVIDWETLAAAAPALDAADLLTFPSFGLSANAIEDEAARLADASDAAGPIQVFWAAAAERSLTYAATAAVRERRAQAASQSDRASTYAARRRWYLGIFDDALERLHLDDAARRRIRDALAGHHG from the coding sequence GTGAGCACATCAGGCGTGAACGAGGACCTGCGTTCCGGACTGCGCGCAATTCTGGCCGCTCGCGGCCAGGCCGGCCCCTGGACGTGGCGCGCCGTCGCCGCCGACGCACGGCACGAAATCTGGCGCCTTCGCGCCGGAGCCGCGTCGCTCATCGTCAAGGTCTACCGGCCGGGGGCTGACCGTTACTACCACCACCGCTGGCGGCGCGAGGAGCGGGCATTGGACCTGCTGAGCCGCCAGGCGCCGGGATTGGCGCCCGAGCCACACGGGGCTCTGCTAGCGTCCGACGCATTCGCCGCCGTGGCCATGGAAGACCTGGGATCGGAGTCCTTGGCCCAAGTGCTCGAAAGGGCGGACTCGGACGAGCGCGCAAGCTTGCTGGCGCGCGCCGTCGAGGCGCTGGCCGCATTCCGCGACGTGGCATCGCGCCACCAGGGCATGCTGCGGGCTCTGGCCTATCAGAGCGATCTGGACCGCATCACGCGCGACACGCTGCGGCGACGCCTCGCCATCGCCGCGGTTCGGCTCCGCGATCCGCTGACCGCGCCGGAGCCCGACGCGGCGCCGCGTGCCCTAGCACCGGGGTTGCCGTGGCGAGACCTCGAGGCCGGCATCGTCAGACTGCTAGTCCGCGCGCCGCGGCGGGTGGTGCACAACGGCTTCTCGCCGCTCAACCTGATGCCGCGTCCCGACGGACGGCTGGCGGTCATCGACTGGGAAACGCTGGCGGCGGCGGCACCGGCACTGGACGCAGCCGACCTCCTCACGTTTCCGAGTTTCGGCCTCTCGGCCAACGCCATCGAGGACGAAGCGGCCCGGCTTGCCGACGCGTCGGACGCCGCCGGTCCAATCCAGGTGTTTTGGGCCGCCGCCGCCGAGCGCAGCTTGACCTACGCCGCCACCGCCGCCGTGCGCGAGCGCCGCGCACAGGCGGCGTCGCAATCCGACCGGGCATCGACCTACGCCGCTCGACGTCGGTGGTATCTCGGCATTTTTGACGACGCCCTGGAGCGCCTGCATCTGGACGATGCCGCGCGCCGTCGCATCCGCGACGCATTGGCCGGGCACCACGGCTGA
- a CDS encoding UDP-N-acetylmuramoyl-tripeptide--D-alanyl-D-alanine ligase, with amino-acid sequence MFTLADVAAAAEQPVPRGADDLVMTAAHFDSRRIQPGMLFVALPGARVDGHDFIGNAFARGAAAVLCARPDPDQPIERQVIAAEPQTAFERLAGALRSRSSATFVGVTGSNGKTTTKEAVAAALGAAGPTLSTDRSENAEVGVPATLSRLAPTHRYAVVEIGAQVVGEIAHYCSYAKPDAGIITSIAGAHLGLFGSMEAIATAKGELFEALPENGPAIVNADDPWTESLRRRAPGPVVSFGRSDAADVRVSGELRTDPPGTRVHITAGSFADSVDVPGTAGAIDLAFGAALAATQALGVDPATACRGLREFRPAPHRMRLQALPGGGLLLDDTYNANAASMKVALDTLHAVSVPGRRIAVLGDMFELGGFAAAAHQQVGRDAATVDRLLCVGALAADIASGARAAGLQAVDLIPADTEDSASIAAAVDAAAAWLRRELAAGDAVLLKASNGMGFARLPEAVTEAPQLSSG; translated from the coding sequence ATGTTCACCCTGGCGGACGTGGCCGCCGCCGCCGAGCAGCCGGTCCCACGCGGCGCCGACGATCTCGTCATGACTGCCGCGCACTTCGACAGCCGCCGCATCCAACCGGGCATGCTGTTCGTGGCGCTCCCCGGCGCGCGCGTGGACGGCCACGACTTCATCGGCAACGCCTTCGCCCGCGGCGCCGCGGCGGTGCTGTGCGCCAGGCCCGACCCGGATCAACCCATTGAGCGTCAGGTCATTGCCGCGGAGCCGCAGACTGCATTTGAGCGCCTGGCGGGCGCGTTGCGCTCGCGCTCGTCGGCGACGTTCGTGGGCGTCACGGGCAGCAACGGCAAGACGACCACGAAGGAAGCCGTGGCCGCGGCCCTTGGCGCCGCCGGCCCCACCCTTTCCACCGACCGAAGCGAGAACGCCGAGGTGGGCGTGCCGGCCACCCTGTCGCGGTTGGCGCCCACGCACCGCTACGCGGTTGTCGAGATAGGCGCCCAGGTTGTGGGGGAGATCGCCCACTACTGCAGCTACGCGAAGCCCGATGCCGGCATCATCACCTCCATCGCCGGCGCGCACCTGGGGCTGTTCGGCTCGATGGAGGCCATTGCCACGGCCAAGGGCGAGCTCTTTGAGGCCCTCCCGGAAAACGGGCCGGCCATCGTCAACGCCGACGACCCTTGGACCGAGTCCCTTCGGCGACGCGCGCCGGGACCGGTGGTGTCGTTCGGCCGGTCGGACGCGGCGGACGTGCGGGTGAGCGGCGAGCTTCGGACCGATCCTCCAGGCACCCGCGTGCACATCACGGCCGGGAGCTTTGCCGACAGCGTTGACGTTCCCGGCACGGCGGGCGCCATCGATCTGGCTTTCGGCGCGGCGTTGGCGGCGACCCAGGCGCTGGGGGTGGATCCCGCGACGGCCTGCCGGGGGTTGCGCGAGTTTCGGCCCGCGCCGCACCGCATGCGGCTCCAGGCGCTACCGGGCGGCGGACTGCTGCTCGACGACACCTACAACGCGAACGCCGCCTCGATGAAGGTCGCCCTGGACACGCTTCACGCGGTGTCGGTTCCGGGACGCCGGATCGCCGTGCTGGGCGATATGTTCGAGCTTGGCGGCTTTGCCGCAGCCGCCCATCAGCAGGTGGGACGGGATGCCGCCACCGTGGATCGGTTGCTCTGCGTCGGCGCGCTGGCCGCCGATATTGCTTCGGGAGCTCGCGCGGCGGGCCTGCAAGCCGTGGACCTGATTCCCGCGGATACGGAGGACTCCGCGTCGATCGCGGCGGCCGTGGACGCGGCGGCTGCGTGGCTTCGGCGAGAGCTGGCAGCCGGCGACGCGGTGCTGCTGAAAGCCAGCAACGGCATGGGCTTCGCCCGCCTGCCGGAGGCGGTAACGGAAGCCCCGCAGCTCTCCTCCGGCTGA
- a CDS encoding dihydropteroate synthase, which translates to MRTVLRGRDGLEVVISPDEAFVPIGERLNPTNKPRLQRAYDEGNWTYVQRDATRQVAAGAKVIDVNTGDPHHEIEARKMRDAVRAVQDVVEVPVSIDSYTIDVLLVGLEVARGRPLVNSVPFEADYMQELLPAIAEHDACMIGMCTKGGAAMPETAEERVENARALVASAAEHGISADRIVIDPVCLPVGANDVFGPGLLGAIRTLHREDDLNMSIGLSNVSFGLPARRSLNAATLLMAMEAGLTAAILDMTHKEIRHAVLAANLIRGRDEYSMSWISNYRAEQAREEARKAKRAGG; encoded by the coding sequence GTGCGTACGGTTCTTCGCGGCCGTGACGGCCTGGAAGTGGTGATCAGCCCGGATGAGGCCTTCGTGCCCATCGGCGAGCGCCTCAACCCCACCAACAAGCCACGGCTCCAGCGCGCCTACGACGAAGGCAACTGGACCTACGTCCAGCGCGACGCGACGCGACAGGTCGCGGCGGGCGCCAAGGTCATCGACGTCAACACGGGCGACCCGCACCACGAGATCGAGGCGCGCAAGATGCGCGATGCCGTGCGCGCGGTGCAGGACGTGGTCGAGGTGCCCGTGTCGATCGACTCGTACACCATCGACGTGCTGCTGGTCGGTCTGGAGGTCGCGCGGGGACGCCCGCTGGTGAACTCCGTCCCATTCGAGGCGGACTACATGCAGGAGTTGCTCCCGGCGATTGCCGAGCACGACGCCTGCATGATCGGGATGTGCACCAAGGGCGGCGCCGCCATGCCGGAGACGGCGGAGGAACGGGTCGAGAACGCGCGCGCGCTGGTGGCCAGCGCCGCGGAGCACGGCATATCCGCCGACCGGATCGTCATTGACCCGGTGTGCTTGCCGGTTGGGGCCAATGATGTCTTCGGCCCCGGCTTGCTCGGCGCGATTCGCACGCTGCACCGCGAGGACGACCTGAATATGTCCATCGGGCTAAGCAACGTGTCATTCGGATTGCCGGCCCGACGTTCCCTCAACGCGGCGACCCTGCTCATGGCCATGGAGGCCGGGTTAACCGCGGCGATCCTGGATATGACGCACAAGGAGATTCGCCACGCGGTGCTGGCCGCCAACCTGATCCGCGGCCGCGATGAATATTCCATGAGCTGGATCTCCAACTACCGCGCCGAGCAGGCTCGCGAAGAGGCGCGCAAGGCCAAACGCGCCGGGGGCTGA
- the folP gene encoding dihydropteroate synthase, whose product MNDPAVVRGALRLGTRVLEWGARTFVMGVLNVTPDSFSGDGVANDAEALQGRIDALLEEAPDVIDVGGESTRPGAAEVWVDEEIRRVAPALEALRSRAPDMPLSIDTRKAAVARAALGMGAAMVNDVTGGTHDPEILNVAAEAGAVFVVTHNRRGNVRRSAIGPHVEAVAYDDLVRDVYRDGERLLDRAQGAGIPHERLLFDPGFGFGKSPEQNIDLLRGMSALKALGAPLMVGVSRKSFVGFVLGLPADQRLEGSLAAAVIAVANGADMVRVHDVAATRRALAMADAIYRAGAPADGGRAEMGIAPPRE is encoded by the coding sequence GTGAATGACCCGGCCGTGGTCCGCGGCGCGCTGCGGCTCGGCACTCGCGTTCTCGAGTGGGGCGCGCGCACGTTCGTGATGGGCGTGCTGAACGTGACCCCGGACTCCTTCAGCGGCGATGGCGTGGCGAACGATGCCGAGGCGTTGCAAGGCCGGATTGACGCGCTGCTGGAGGAGGCGCCCGACGTCATTGACGTGGGTGGCGAATCCACGAGGCCCGGTGCGGCGGAGGTCTGGGTGGACGAGGAAATTCGACGCGTCGCCCCGGCGCTCGAGGCCCTTCGCTCCCGTGCGCCGGACATGCCGCTGTCCATCGACACGCGCAAGGCCGCCGTGGCGCGCGCGGCGCTCGGAATGGGTGCGGCGATGGTGAACGACGTGACCGGCGGCACGCACGATCCCGAGATTCTCAATGTCGCCGCCGAGGCCGGGGCCGTCTTCGTCGTCACCCACAATCGTCGGGGCAACGTGCGGCGCTCCGCAATCGGCCCGCATGTCGAAGCCGTTGCCTATGACGACCTGGTGCGCGACGTGTACCGCGACGGCGAGCGACTGCTCGACCGGGCGCAAGGCGCCGGCATTCCGCATGAACGCCTGCTCTTCGATCCCGGCTTTGGCTTCGGCAAATCGCCCGAGCAGAACATCGACCTGCTCCGGGGAATGTCAGCACTCAAGGCGCTTGGGGCCCCGCTCATGGTGGGCGTGTCGCGGAAGTCGTTCGTCGGCTTCGTGCTGGGACTGCCGGCCGATCAGCGGCTGGAGGGTTCGTTGGCCGCCGCGGTGATCGCGGTGGCCAACGGCGCGGACATGGTGCGGGTCCACGACGTGGCGGCCACCAGGCGCGCGCTGGCGATGGCGGATGCGATCTATCGCGCGGGCGCTCCGGCGGACGGCGGGCGAGCCGAGATGGGAATCGCTCCTCCGCGGGAATGA
- a CDS encoding cupin domain-containing protein encodes MPKVVIRESDAQVFDRGSGVRSIPLMNGDRGSQNVSSGMTIMEPGAGLPMHFHDTEECITCVEGEAMCSVDGEVLKLRPFDHIWIAEGSHHRFWNEGAEAMRIVWTYGKPEVMRTFADSGKTVRHMSKGDVARPT; translated from the coding sequence ATGCCCAAGGTCGTGATTCGAGAGAGCGACGCGCAGGTTTTCGATCGCGGATCCGGAGTCCGAAGCATCCCGCTGATGAACGGCGATCGCGGCTCACAGAACGTCTCGTCCGGCATGACCATCATGGAGCCCGGCGCGGGCCTGCCCATGCACTTCCACGACACCGAGGAGTGCATCACTTGCGTGGAAGGCGAAGCGATGTGCTCGGTGGACGGCGAGGTGCTGAAACTCCGGCCGTTCGATCACATCTGGATCGCCGAGGGCTCGCATCACCGGTTCTGGAACGAGGGCGCGGAGGCGATGCGCATCGTCTGGACCTACGGCAAGCCGGAGGTCATGCGGACGTTCGCCGATTCCGGCAAGACCGTGCGTCACATGTCCAAAGGCGATGTCGCGCGACCGACGTGA